In the Archocentrus centrarchus isolate MPI-CPG fArcCen1 chromosome 19, fArcCen1, whole genome shotgun sequence genome, TGGCACTCAGCAGAATGAGATTTTAATGTCACCAATTACTAAAAAAGAACTGGATAAAGCTATCAGTAGactcaaaacaaataaaagcccAGGAAGTGATGGATTCCCCAATGAATGGTACAAGATCTTTAGAGAAGAGCTTGCTCCTGTATTATTAGACTCATTTAATTCAActcttaaaaatgctgaaaacccTCCCTCGTGGAAAGAAGCAGTCATATCTGTCCTACTGAAAGAAGGTAAAAATATGGAGTATTGTGAATTTTATAGACCAATTTCCATCTTGAATGTTGACTACAAATTATTTACATCAATAATAACAAGAAGACTGTACGCTTTTCTTCTTGAACTGATGAAGACCAGACAGGTTTTAGCAAGGACCGGCAAACACAAGATAACATAAGATGGACGTTACACATTATAAATgaagtcaaaaaacaaaaaatccccACATTGTTAATCAGCTTGGATGCAAAGAAGGCTTTTGACAGGGTCAGCTGGTCCTTCCTTTTTGCAGTTTTGGAAAGAATGGGTTTCAATGATCAGATTATCACGTGCCTCCAAACCCTTTATCAAAAACCAACAGCCAGAATTAAACTTAATGGCGACTTGACAGATAGTTTTGAGCTTTTTTGAGGAACAAGACAGGGCTGTTGCCTTAGCCCCTCCCTCTTTGCAATGTATATTGAACCCTTAGGTCAATATATCAGACAAAGCCCTGAGCTGGAAGGTGTAGTAGTAGCACGGGAAGAACAAGGAATTGGGCTTTTTGCGGATGACATTATTGTATATCTGCAAGATCCTAACAATACATTTCCTAAACTCCTAAAAATCTTGCAGGATTTCGGAGGAAAATCGGGATACAAATTAAATATAACAAAGACCCAATTACTCTGTCAGGTTCATAATTCAAACAGTCTAATAAGACATAAATACAAACTTAACTGGTGTGTAAATAAGCTCAAATATCTGAGGGTATATTTAACAAAACAACCAAGTACTCTATATGAAACTAATTAGAGCAGAATTAATCACAATACAGAAAGACGTGACAAGATGGTCAACACTAGTGATGGATCTAAGCTCAAGAATAGAGGTGATAAAGATGAACCTTCTACCAAGATTAAATTATTTCTTTCATTACCAGTAGACATCCCAGAATTTCAGTTCTTAAAATGGGATAGACAAATTTCCAATTTCAtctggaagaaaacaaaacctagaataaaattaaaaaccctCCAACTAGAGAAGGGGAGAGGAGGTCTAGCTCTCCCAAATATTAAAGACTGCTATTTAGTGGCTCAGCTGAGATGCATTGTTTATTGGTGTTCCTCAGAATATCATACTAAATGGAAATGTATAGAACTGAGTTACAGCATGTGCCAACCACAGATGAGACTAGGAGAGAAAACCAAACCTCATCCTTTAgaacaggggtgtccaaacttgcggcccgcgggccgtatCCGGTcacgcccacttccggtccgcgaattgatgtcaaaaataacatacaatttggccctttaagttacttttttgacatttcgccttcccctccaattaagagggttaagcaaaatgtcaaaaaagtaacttaaagggccaaattgtatgttatttttgacatcaattcgcggaccggaagtgggcgtgaccggatgtggcccgcgggccgcaagtttggacacccctgctttAGAACAAAATAACATTGTGGATTTCAGGGTTAGAATATGGTGGGATATAgtgcataaatataaaatgGAAGGAGACTGTAAAATACTGATATGGCCATCACAGCCCAAAAAATTTAGAGCAAGTCGAACAGACAGTACATTTACGAAATGGAGACACGGGAATTACAGCTGTATGTACCCTAGTGGAGGgaaaaaattttaaaacttttgaaAATCTCAAAGAAGAATTTGAACTGGATAATCCCGACTTATTCAGATACCTGCAATTaaggcatttttaaaatttagagATTAGAAAATACCTCTCACAGGAGAGCAATGCGTTGATAGAAATGTTGATCGATgcctataaaaaaaatcaccctcAAAAATTGTATCTAACTGTACAAATGTTTACAAAAACGAAACGGAGATGCAttgtatataaaacaaaagtgGGAATCAGAAATAAACGTATTGTCAAAGGATGACTGGCACTCGATTTGCCTACTACAGCACACCTCCACTAGCTCCAGGAACTGGAGAGAATTCGGCTGGAAAAATCTGTCAAGGTTTTTTTATCACACCTCAAATTAAAAGCAAGTATTTGAAAACCCCACAACAGTGTTGGAGGCTCTGTGGTCAAATTGATGCCAACCACTCCCATGTTTTCTGGACATGTGTAAAAGTTCGCCCATTTTGGGACTCTGTTGTTACAACATTTGAACAGGTTTTGAGATATAGGATTCCTAATCAACCCCAGATTTTATATTTAGGTTTGTTACCTGATAATGTGATTAGAGTGGGGGATCTATATCTGTTTAAGGTGATGATACTGGCATGCAAGAAAGTCATAACAAGGAACTGGCTGAGCAGTGATACCCCGAAACAGAATCAATGGAGGGACATTATGGAGGAAATCTACGAGATCGAAGAAATGACATTCAACCTGAGACTGAAAGCGGTCCAATTTGAAAAACGATGGAagaaatttactttttttcacCACTTATTCAACTACGCTGATGGACAACCCAGTTATTGTCACATATTAGTACCCCACTAATTGTTCTGTTGTATTAGTGTTGAGCCATccaatgttgtttttaaaatgcataaataaaaattataaaaaaaaaaaaaaagtacgtGTGCCTTTTTATGAAACCACAAAACACCAATACATTTTGCAGATATCATGGATGGGGATATAGTTTCATTTTCACAGCAAGCCAAATGTGCTGCCTGTATTGgatcatttctttcttcttttttttccctttcctctGGCATTTGCATTTCGAGTGCAAGATAACTTTCTCCTGTTttctaaatgtgttttatgcCGTTCCCCAGCACACGCTAGGAATTGCAATTGGAATTATTATGCAGTTTTAGATCTACAGAACTGTATGCTTCCTactaaactgtttaaaaaaaaaataaaaaaaaaaaagaagaagaaaaaatatcagaaatgtatatttaaatatctaAAAGGGCTAAATACACCCACAAAAAAGTGACCTCATCATGGTTGTCTAAAACTTTGCTTAAACATGGTAAGTattgtacttgttttttttttttttctcttttccattgTGGACTGACGTACTCCTGCTTTAGTGAATGTGGTAATGGGacagtttatttaaattaagGCATTTACACACTGGACGTGCAAAatttgtgcaaatgttttgtgcattaaaaaaatactttgcacTCCTTAATGCAGCCGTCCACACGGACCGCATCATTTCACAGCACAAATTTATggcatttatgtatttatttatttttggatcaAATTCAATTTTCGCAAGTGAATAAACAGATTGCTGCCTTTGACAACGTGAGTTCATAGCGCAAAACATGCACTGATATACTGACTATACAGTGATGTGGCAACAGGAAAACAATACTGTttttcctcagacacacagctagatGCTGCTGCCATTGAGTCgctgaaattatttctctgccACCTCACATGTGGTCCCAACTATGCCAGATCACACTgccccactgacatcctgaaatatttACGAAAGCGGCCGTAATCCAGgttcaactcctggatcaaaccatgaagttctcgctgctgctgctttctcataagagttggatgaacccagaatctgtttcttccttctcctgTTTAaaaacatcaggacctcatcACATCATTGCTTGATGtggactgcatttttttcataaGTGTGTCTTTATGTTGACGAATTATTTGCGAAAACGGAggacttcctgtgtgtgtgtaggttacatGACAATTTCTCATCCGTAAGATTTGGAATTCCATGTTTTTTCGCAATGCatccggtgtgtaaaggccttgaCTTTAGGGAATTTAGAGGCCAGCTTTGGGCTCTTTGTCTTCCTAACTTCCTCAAGCCTTTCCTAGGCAGCTTTGGGGGAGTGTGAATGTCACACACTCAAGGGCTTCTCAGCAAAATAATGGCTCATAACAAGATAAGGAATATTAAACACTTATCAGttgttttaatgaatgaatgaatgaatgaatgaatgaatgaagttttattgccatgtgggtgaacaagttcacacattggaaattgcagttacagaacaccatccaaaaacacaaacacaacacacatagggggatatttTAGGGTTGTGACTTATTTGTTTGTGTATATACTTTAAAGAAATTAAGTTtattagagtgtgtgtgtgtgtgtgtgtgtgtgtgtgtgagatctgcATGGCCTTTTTTGGGTGATTTGAAGTTAATTTGGGAGCTTGGATGTAGCGAGTGGGTCTAACTCCCAGCACAGTCCTATGAGACGAGACGGCTTGTTTATTTACAGTTCATTTTTGAGACTTAATTGCAGTTGCAGCAGCTATTGATCTTAGAACAGGCATGGGCCATCGATCTCCTGTTGTCCTCCATTGGGTCAGGGACAATCCATCTAACTCCAAGCCAACAAACCTCAGTATCATGCAGTGGGACCACATGAGTGAAGTGATATTCACTCTTACCTAGATTAATGAAAGATCCAGTGCCAGTGTCCTATCCTTGGGAGTGCCGTATTGCTTGAACAATTCTAGGAAATATCTTCAAATTTGGCTCAAATCTTCACTTGATAAGATTCACTGATAATACTTTGGTGCTCAGAGGTCGAGGTCACTTTTTCCTCACTTGCAAATGTTTACTTAGACTCAATGTAGAATTGGTCAGAATTTCAAGGTCCCTGAAGCCTTTTTATTTATAACTCATGAATTCATGCACTAGTCTCTACAGACTGGATCTAAACTGCAGCTGGTTAATAGAGGTATCCCAGAAATattagtttaaaaatgtttttctgtatGGTGTGTGAGTGAAACTTAAAAGtagacatgatttttttttttctcctttccacCAGCCAGACTAATTTATCACTTTCACATTCTCTGTGTGTAGGGGGCACAGAGCTTCCATCTGGCGTGCACCGATGCAGATGGACGTCTGTGCTGAACACTGACGAGTGGAAGTGACAGATTCCTCTTCCTCACCCTCTTGCCCCAAAAATCTTCTGTCACGCTGGCAATGTCAAGAGTCCCGAGTCCCCCTCCCCCTGCGGAAATGTCCAGCGGGCCTGTGGCCGAGAGCTGGTGCTACACACAGGTGAAATGACACTATGGGCGTGTGAGCGCTTGTTTCAGGCTCATCGTCTGTTTTAACCCCAGATTAAATCTAAGCTTTGCTGAATGTATTCTTCCTTTTAACAGATCAAAGTGGTGAAGTTCTCTTACATGTGGACCATCAACAACTTCAGCTTCTGTCGTGAGGAGATGGGTGAGGTCATCAAGAGCTCCACCTTCTCTTCTGGGGCCAATGACAAGCTGAAATGGTGCGTTAGCATGACTGCTGCTTTGTTGCATCATGAGAAACATTTGGATAATCCCAGTCAGACTGAAACACGTAATAATCTGTCTGATGGCCGACCTTTTAAGCTGTTTACAAACAACCAAGCAAACTGCTCAAATATAATTTTGGTTAGAGCCCTGCCCCAGAAATCTGTTGCTGTGGATTCCCACTTAGATCCtaaaaatctacttaaaaaagAGCATTTTGCCTAATAGGATGGTGCGCAAGTAAGGAAACTAACCTGAaaagctttctttttaaaatttctcaCCGTATCTGTAGCAATTTAGCATTTTAGATTTATAATAAAGGCATACATGCATCCCAACCATAATCAGAAAATGTATGATTTAGTCATAATTAATTACATCtagtacagtttaaaaaaaaactcattacgTTTATCTGTTGTGTAACTTCTGTGCTTTCCTTACACAGCGTAATAGTTTAGGAGTAATTTATACAAATAATGGGTTAATACATTTTTACCTCCATCAGCTTTATTAGAAGTGAGTTGTTGCATCCTCCATCCCCATCAGGTGTTTGCGGGTGAATCCCAAAGGCCTGGATGAGGAGAGTAAAGATTACCTGTCCCTCTACCTGCTGCTGGTCAGCTGTCCAAAGGCTGAGGTGCGTGCCAAGTTCAAGTTCTCCATCCTCAACGCCAAGGGAGAGGAGACCAAAGCCATGGGTGAGCGCAGAATATTACAGAATCAGTGAAAGgtgtatattttctgttttttttgggagttaataatttttctgtgttggtTTTGTAAAATAGTTTCTCGTTACACTCTCCTCATTGTGACTTCTGTGTCCTGCCTGTCTGCAGAAAGCCAGAGGGCGTATCGTTTTGTCCAGGGGAAGGACTGGGGTTTTAAAAAGTTCATCCGGAGAGATTTCCTCCTAGATGAGGCCAACGGCCTTCTACCTGACGACAAGCTCACGCTCTTCTGTGAGGTACTTTGCTgcatttggctgttttttttttttttccccccctttcttTTTAGTGTGCATTTTTGGTTCATTGCGTTTCATTGAATTTCTCCCCTTCAGGTGAGCGTGGTGCAGGACTCTGTCAACATATCTGGCCAGAACACCATGAACATGGTGAAGGTACCTGACTGCCGGCTAGCAGATGAGCTGGGGGGGCTGTGGGAGAATTCCCGCTTCACAGACTGCTCCCTGTGTGTGGCTGGCCAGGAGTTTCAAGCACATAAAGCCATCTTAGCAGGTACAAGCATGATGCAGATATGTCTCTTTGTACTGTCTCTGTTTATAATATTTAATTTGGTCACATAATTATTAGTTAGCACTGTGACTGTAGGGTGATCCACAGTTattcttttcctgtttcctaGCACGGTCCCCCGTATTCAGTGCCATGTTTGAGCACGAGATGGAAGAGAGCAAGAAGGTAAGtcctgaagctttttttttttttaattctgagaaatacatttttgttccTCAGTGGCCCAACTGCTCAgattttcagtgctgtgttGCGGGGTTAAAACGAGTGAAAGATTGCATGCTGTCAAATGGCTGCAGCACAGAGCTGTTTGGTAAAACTGAATGATAGCGCACCTGAAATGCAATTGTCCTGCCGTACTTGGGGGTCAGGATTCATCCTTCACTGACAGAGaattgctttttttcatttttgcacatGTGACTGTAAGAAATGAAATTGCAGGAGTGCTTGGGGccagggtttttttctttttttttttttttaaaccaaggcCATTTTAGAGTTCATGTTTAGATTTAAGTgaagatttaaaatgttttactcaGTAATGACCACATTTCAAATTTGGAACAAACACAATCTTAAAAGCAGTGAATGTAACACTAGGCAGCACTTTTTATCTCCTATATTTACATAGACTAAGTCAACAAAAATTCAATTTATGAAACAATCATGTTTTGAAATACCCCAGAAAATTTAAATTCTTAATTGAACAATTTAGAGAATTCAGCCAAACCTTCACCACAAACATTTAAACTTTGTGATTGCAAATATAGGTATAAATGAGTATCTTAATCACATTTAGTTGACAAACCTTAAGTTTATACTAGAATTTAGCCTCT is a window encoding:
- the LOC115798386 gene encoding speckle-type POZ protein, which produces MSRVPSPPPPAEMSSGPVAESWCYTQIKVVKFSYMWTINNFSFCREEMGEVIKSSTFSSGANDKLKWCLRVNPKGLDEESKDYLSLYLLLVSCPKAEVRAKFKFSILNAKGEETKAMESQRAYRFVQGKDWGFKKFIRRDFLLDEANGLLPDDKLTLFCEVSVVQDSVNISGQNTMNMVKVPDCRLADELGGLWENSRFTDCSLCVAGQEFQAHKAILAARSPVFSAMFEHEMEESKKNRVEINDVEPEVFKEMMCFIYTDKAPNLDKMADDLLAAADKYALERLKVMCEDALCTSLSVENAAEILILADLHSADQLKTQAVDFINYHAAEVMETAGWKSMVASHPHLVAEAYRSLASAQCPFLGPPRKRLKQS